One window of the Anaeromyxobacter dehalogenans 2CP-C genome contains the following:
- the dnaK gene encoding molecular chaperone DnaK, which translates to MSASEPVIGIDLGTTNSVVATVQDGVPRVIPGRGGQLLTPSVVAFARNGKRLVGALAKRQAITNAEDTVFAAKRLIGRRWGSKEIEDARRVLPYRLVAGPEGHDVRVELGGRTLTVQEISAMVLAELRADAEAWLGQPVSRAVITVPAYFNDGQRHATKDAGRIAGLEVLRIINEPTSAALAYGFGKQIERKVVVFDLGGGTFDVSVLDIGKSVYDVVAVGGDTYLGGEDFDRRVMDWLTFGFAKENGGIDLRQDKMALQRLRDAAERAKCELSSLPSTAIHLPFLVGGGEGKSALHLDRQLSREKLEELTKDLVDRCIAVTERTLRDAGVRPSQVGEVLLVGGMTRMPRVQQAVREFFGREPCRGVHPEEVVALGAAIQAQALSAPHAGAEVLLLDVTPQNLGLMVVGGYFQTVIPRNTTVPTSQTHLFTTVQDDQTSVRIAVLQGESERAIENELLGEFVLDGIRPARRGEVEIEVTFEISADGIVGVSARDVATGLQQSISVTATSGLTEDEMRHILDEQIDELLERKQTAREFEARRDRVLALVREIEALGPEVHDALERTRFGKDAVLKAEGVLARARTAVEARDLAALAAEEEPLERTLQLFKGLAATARPGAR; encoded by the coding sequence ATGAGCGCGAGCGAGCCCGTCATCGGCATCGACCTCGGCACCACCAACTCGGTGGTCGCCACCGTGCAGGACGGCGTCCCGCGGGTCATCCCGGGCCGCGGCGGCCAGCTCCTCACGCCCTCGGTGGTGGCGTTCGCCCGCAACGGGAAGCGCCTGGTCGGCGCGCTCGCCAAGCGCCAGGCCATCACCAACGCCGAGGACACCGTCTTCGCGGCGAAGCGGCTCATCGGCCGCCGCTGGGGCTCGAAGGAGATCGAGGACGCGCGCCGGGTGCTGCCGTACCGGCTGGTGGCCGGGCCGGAGGGCCACGACGTCCGCGTGGAGCTGGGCGGGCGGACGCTCACCGTGCAGGAGATCTCGGCCATGGTGCTGGCCGAGCTGAGGGCCGACGCCGAGGCGTGGCTCGGCCAGCCGGTGAGCCGGGCGGTGATCACGGTCCCGGCCTACTTCAACGACGGCCAGCGCCACGCCACCAAGGACGCCGGGCGGATCGCCGGGCTCGAGGTGCTCCGCATCATCAACGAGCCCACCAGCGCCGCGCTCGCGTACGGCTTCGGCAAGCAGATCGAGCGCAAGGTGGTGGTGTTCGACCTCGGCGGCGGCACGTTCGACGTCTCGGTGCTCGACATCGGCAAGAGCGTCTACGACGTGGTGGCGGTGGGCGGCGACACCTACCTCGGCGGCGAGGACTTCGACCGCCGGGTGATGGACTGGCTCACCTTCGGCTTCGCCAAGGAGAACGGCGGGATCGACCTGCGCCAGGACAAGATGGCGCTCCAGCGGCTGCGCGACGCCGCCGAGCGGGCCAAGTGCGAGCTGTCCTCGCTCCCCTCCACCGCCATCCACCTGCCGTTCCTGGTGGGGGGCGGGGAGGGCAAGAGCGCGCTCCACCTCGATCGCCAGCTCTCGCGCGAGAAGCTGGAGGAGCTCACCAAGGACCTGGTGGACCGGTGCATCGCGGTCACCGAGCGCACGCTGCGCGACGCGGGCGTGCGGCCGTCGCAGGTGGGCGAGGTGCTGCTGGTGGGCGGGATGACGCGCATGCCGCGGGTGCAGCAGGCGGTGCGCGAGTTCTTCGGGCGCGAGCCGTGCCGCGGCGTCCACCCGGAGGAGGTCGTCGCGCTGGGCGCGGCCATCCAGGCGCAGGCGCTCTCCGCGCCGCACGCCGGCGCCGAGGTGCTGCTGCTCGACGTCACCCCGCAGAACCTCGGGCTGATGGTGGTGGGCGGCTACTTCCAGACCGTCATCCCGCGCAACACCACCGTCCCGACCAGCCAGACCCACCTGTTCACCACGGTGCAGGACGACCAGACCTCGGTGCGCATCGCCGTGCTCCAGGGCGAGAGCGAGCGGGCCATCGAGAACGAGCTGCTGGGCGAGTTCGTGCTCGACGGCATCCGGCCGGCGCGCCGCGGCGAGGTGGAGATCGAGGTCACCTTCGAGATCAGCGCCGACGGCATCGTGGGCGTGTCGGCCCGCGACGTGGCCACCGGCCTGCAGCAGTCGATCTCGGTGACCGCCACCTCCGGCCTCACCGAGGACGAGATGCGGCACATCCTCGACGAGCAGATCGACGAGCTGCTCGAGCGCAAGCAGACCGCGCGCGAGTTCGAGGCGCGGCGCGACCGCGTGCTGGCGCTGGTGCGCGAGATCGAGGCGCTCGGCCCGGAGGTGCACGACGCGCTGGAGCGCACCCGGTTCGGCAAGGACGCGGTGCTGAAGGCGGAGGGGGTGCTCGCCCGCGCGCGCACCGCCGTCGAGGCGCGCGACCTCGCCGCGCTCGCCGCCGAGGAGGAGCCGCTCGAGCGCACGCTGCAGCTGTTCAAGGGCCTGGCCGCGACCGCGCGGCCCGGCGCGAGGTGA
- a CDS encoding J domain-containing protein — translation MDRYSGFAFDPADLQEDVDLDAERRREILFAEGSLPRWTHWDVLGLPWSAPVEAARAAYLEKVKVFHPDRYPGKRLGSYRARLEKVFRRLTEARDVLCDEARRAAYARETAPADEFARMELRKLEDERRSAERRARLARQSPLVARAARVADLVRRGKEALQAGQVAQAANDLVLAQGMDPQNAEVAALAAEARRRAAVQRAGDAYERGLAAEAMGAPARALAAFREALEADPRHARAAAGGARAALAAGDAVAARGLAEAAVRAQPSAGFAHEALGLALDALGARKEARRALERAVELDPKLEQARERLKRLRWSFLG, via the coding sequence GTGGATCGATACAGCGGCTTCGCGTTCGATCCGGCGGATCTCCAGGAGGACGTGGACCTCGACGCCGAGCGGCGCCGCGAGATCCTGTTCGCCGAGGGGAGCCTGCCGCGCTGGACGCACTGGGACGTCCTGGGCCTGCCCTGGAGCGCGCCCGTGGAGGCCGCGCGCGCCGCGTACCTCGAGAAGGTGAAGGTCTTCCACCCGGACCGCTACCCGGGGAAGCGGCTGGGCAGCTACCGCGCGCGGCTCGAGAAGGTCTTCCGGCGCCTCACCGAGGCGCGCGACGTGCTGTGCGACGAGGCCCGGCGCGCCGCCTACGCGCGGGAGACCGCGCCCGCCGACGAGTTCGCCCGGATGGAGCTCCGCAAGCTCGAGGACGAGCGCCGGTCGGCGGAGCGCCGGGCGCGGCTCGCCCGGCAGAGCCCGCTGGTGGCCCGCGCCGCGCGCGTGGCCGACCTGGTGCGGCGGGGGAAGGAAGCCCTGCAGGCCGGGCAGGTGGCCCAGGCCGCGAACGACCTGGTGCTGGCGCAGGGGATGGACCCGCAGAACGCCGAGGTGGCCGCGCTCGCGGCCGAGGCGCGGCGGCGGGCGGCGGTGCAGCGCGCCGGCGACGCCTACGAGCGCGGGCTGGCGGCCGAGGCCATGGGTGCGCCGGCCAGGGCGCTCGCCGCGTTCCGCGAGGCGCTCGAGGCCGACCCCCGCCACGCGCGCGCGGCCGCGGGCGGCGCCCGGGCGGCGCTCGCCGCGGGCGACGCGGTGGCGGCGCGCGGGCTGGCCGAGGCGGCGGTCCGCGCCCAGCCGTCGGCGGGGTTCGCGCACGAGGCGCTGGGGCTGGCGCTCGACGCGCTGGGGGCGCGCAAGGAGGCCCGCCGCGCGCTGGAGCGCGCGGTGGAGCTGGACCCGAAGCTGGAGCAGGCGCGCGAGCGGCTGAAGCGGCTGCGGTGGAGCTTCCTGGGATGA
- the argF gene encoding ornithine carbamoyltransferase, with protein sequence MATSPREKRDFLRITDLDRSELLELVERAAEWKLLGKSGPRPLERRTVGLVFEKASTRTRVSFEVAANQLGAGAIMLSPRDTQLGRGEPIRDTARVLSRYLDCLVVRTYGHDKIEEMARYAGVPVVNALTDASHPCQVLADLLTVTERFGSDALTKPGLRVAWVGDGNNMANSWLEACVLLGFELHLACPAGYDPDPALLARAAGRAKVFRSPAEAVAGAHVVNTDVWASMGQEEEAEERRRRFEGFIVDRALMAQARPNAVVLHCLPAHRGEEITDEVLEGPQSAVFDEAENRLHAQKALLELLLAGR encoded by the coding sequence ATGGCCACCTCGCCTCGCGAGAAGCGCGACTTCCTCCGCATCACCGACCTGGACCGCTCGGAGCTGCTCGAGCTGGTGGAGCGCGCCGCGGAGTGGAAGCTCCTCGGCAAGAGCGGCCCGCGCCCGCTGGAGCGGCGCACGGTCGGCCTGGTGTTCGAGAAGGCCTCCACCCGCACCCGCGTGTCGTTCGAGGTGGCGGCGAACCAGCTCGGCGCGGGCGCGATCATGCTCTCGCCGCGGGACACGCAGCTCGGGCGCGGCGAGCCCATCCGCGACACCGCCCGCGTGCTGTCGCGCTACCTGGACTGCCTGGTGGTGCGCACCTACGGGCACGACAAGATCGAGGAGATGGCGCGCTACGCCGGCGTGCCGGTGGTGAACGCGCTCACCGACGCCTCGCACCCGTGCCAGGTGCTGGCCGACCTGCTCACGGTCACCGAGCGCTTCGGCTCGGACGCGCTCACCAAGCCCGGCCTGCGCGTGGCGTGGGTGGGCGACGGCAACAACATGGCGAACAGCTGGCTCGAGGCATGCGTGCTGCTCGGGTTCGAGCTGCACCTCGCCTGCCCGGCGGGCTACGATCCGGACCCGGCGCTGCTCGCCCGGGCCGCCGGACGCGCGAAGGTCTTCCGCTCGCCGGCCGAGGCGGTGGCGGGCGCGCACGTGGTGAACACCGACGTCTGGGCCAGCATGGGCCAGGAGGAGGAGGCGGAGGAGCGCCGCCGCCGCTTCGAGGGGTTCATCGTGGACCGGGCGCTCATGGCCCAGGCGCGGCCGAACGCCGTGGTGCTCCACTGCCTCCCCGCGCACCGCGGCGAGGAGATCACCGACGAGGTCCTGGAGGGGCCGCAGTCGGCGGTCTTCGACGAGGCCGAGAACCGGCTGCACGCCCAGAAGGCGCTGCTCGAGCTGCTGCTCGCCGGCCGGTGA
- a CDS encoding acetylornithine transaminase yields MTRNESIAERAQKVLTPNYRQQPVAIARGEGVRVWDADGNEYLDFLGGVAVDALGHCHPALVKALEEQARTVWHVSNHYYIPRQVELAEALLAVTPWASRAFFCNSGGEANEAVLKLARKYHHDRGHPERNVIVSCDDSFHGRSLFTVTVGGQPKYQAGFAPLVPGVRHVKYGDLAALEAALDDTVAAFMVEPIMGESGVVPPPEGYLRAVRELTRKKGVLLCLDEVQTGMGRTGKFWAHEWEGITPDLMSSAKALGGGFPIGAMLATEEVGQHLTPGSHGTTYGGNPLACAVALAVLAELRGGVLERSREVAARLRAGLERLASGGRVARVRGRGMLLGVVVQGVAAAEVMKAARARGLLVNAIGEDVLRLAPPLNLTAAEADLAVERLGAALAAAPAKP; encoded by the coding sequence ATGACACGCAACGAGTCGATCGCCGAGCGCGCGCAGAAGGTGCTCACGCCCAACTACCGGCAGCAGCCGGTGGCCATCGCGCGCGGCGAGGGCGTCCGCGTCTGGGACGCGGACGGCAACGAGTACCTCGACTTCCTCGGCGGCGTGGCGGTGGACGCGCTCGGCCACTGCCACCCGGCGCTGGTGAAGGCGCTCGAGGAGCAGGCCCGCACCGTCTGGCACGTCTCGAACCACTACTACATCCCGCGCCAGGTCGAGCTCGCCGAGGCGCTGCTGGCGGTGACGCCCTGGGCGTCGCGCGCGTTCTTCTGCAACAGCGGCGGCGAGGCGAACGAGGCGGTGCTGAAGCTCGCGCGCAAGTACCACCACGACCGCGGCCACCCGGAGCGGAACGTGATCGTCTCCTGCGACGACTCGTTCCACGGCCGGTCGCTCTTCACCGTCACCGTGGGCGGCCAGCCGAAGTACCAGGCGGGCTTCGCGCCGCTGGTCCCCGGCGTCCGCCACGTGAAGTACGGCGACCTCGCCGCGCTCGAGGCGGCGCTCGACGACACCGTGGCCGCGTTCATGGTCGAGCCGATCATGGGCGAGTCCGGCGTGGTCCCGCCGCCGGAGGGCTACCTGCGCGCGGTGCGCGAGCTGACGCGGAAGAAGGGCGTGCTGCTGTGCCTCGACGAGGTGCAGACCGGCATGGGTCGCACCGGGAAGTTCTGGGCGCACGAGTGGGAGGGGATCACCCCCGACCTCATGTCGAGCGCGAAGGCGCTCGGCGGCGGGTTCCCCATCGGCGCGATGCTCGCGACCGAGGAAGTCGGCCAGCACCTCACCCCGGGCAGCCACGGCACCACCTACGGCGGCAACCCGCTCGCCTGCGCGGTGGCGCTGGCGGTGCTCGCCGAGCTGCGGGGCGGCGTGCTGGAGCGCTCGCGCGAGGTCGCGGCGCGGCTCCGCGCCGGCCTGGAGCGGCTCGCCTCCGGCGGCCGGGTGGCCCGGGTCCGCGGCCGGGGCATGCTGCTCGGGGTCGTCGTGCAGGGCGTGGCGGCCGCCGAGGTGATGAAGGCCGCCCGCGCGCGCGGCCTGCTCGTGAACGCCATCGGCGAGGACGTGCTGCGCCTGGCCCCGCCGCTCAACCTGACCGCCGCCGAGGCCGACCTGGCCGTGGAGCGGCTCGGCGCGGCCCTGGCGGCGGCGCCCGCGAAGCCCTGA
- the hslU gene encoding ATP-dependent protease ATPase subunit HslU → MAPSAKPQDLTPREIVAELDRYVVGQAQAKRAVAIALRNRWRRQRVGPELRDEILPKNIIMIGPTGVGKTEIARRLARLAGAPFVKVEASKFTEVGYVGRDVDSMIRDLVEAAVKLVKEEEIAKLRERAREAAEEKVLDALGFGSGFGLGFRNPFGGRGAPAEEPQAAPASHPAGSAAGARDKARAQLRAGTLDDDLVEVELSERSMPVMPFMGPGMEDMAQGLQDMVQNLGNNPLLGMLGGGGRKRKRKVKVKEALELLTDEEAARMVDMERVTREALDRAQNAGIVFIDEIDKIAGGDGGGVRGPDVSRGGVQRDLLPIVEGSNVNTKYGVVKTDHMLFVAAGAFHVAKVSDLIPELQGRFPIRVELEPLTREDLVRILKEPRNSLVRQYTALLATEGVDVQIRDDAVDEIARIAAEVNERMENIGARRLHTVMERLLDQLSFEGSELRGQRIVVDATYVRDRLQGIAQDEDLSRYIL, encoded by the coding sequence ATGGCGCCGAGCGCGAAGCCGCAGGACCTCACGCCCCGGGAGATCGTGGCGGAGCTGGACCGCTACGTGGTCGGCCAGGCGCAGGCGAAGCGCGCGGTCGCGATCGCGCTGCGCAACCGCTGGCGCCGGCAGCGCGTCGGCCCCGAGCTGCGCGACGAGATCCTGCCCAAGAACATCATCATGATCGGCCCCACCGGCGTGGGGAAGACCGAGATCGCGCGGCGGCTGGCGCGGCTCGCCGGCGCGCCGTTCGTCAAGGTCGAGGCGTCCAAGTTCACCGAGGTCGGCTACGTCGGCCGCGACGTGGACTCGATGATCCGCGACCTGGTCGAGGCGGCGGTGAAGCTGGTGAAGGAGGAGGAAATCGCGAAGCTGCGCGAGCGCGCGCGCGAGGCGGCCGAGGAGAAGGTCCTCGACGCGCTCGGCTTCGGCTCCGGGTTCGGCCTCGGCTTCCGCAACCCGTTCGGCGGGCGGGGCGCGCCGGCCGAGGAGCCGCAGGCCGCGCCCGCGTCGCACCCGGCCGGCTCGGCGGCCGGCGCCCGCGACAAGGCGCGCGCGCAGCTCCGCGCCGGCACGCTCGACGACGACCTGGTGGAGGTGGAGCTCTCGGAGCGCTCCATGCCGGTGATGCCGTTCATGGGCCCGGGCATGGAGGACATGGCGCAGGGGCTCCAGGACATGGTCCAGAACCTGGGGAACAACCCGCTGCTCGGGATGCTGGGCGGCGGCGGCCGCAAGCGGAAGCGCAAGGTGAAGGTGAAGGAGGCGCTCGAGCTGCTCACCGACGAGGAGGCCGCGCGGATGGTGGACATGGAGCGCGTGACGCGCGAGGCGCTCGACCGGGCGCAGAACGCCGGCATCGTGTTCATCGACGAGATCGACAAGATCGCCGGCGGCGACGGCGGCGGCGTGCGCGGGCCGGACGTCTCGCGGGGCGGCGTGCAGCGCGACCTCCTGCCCATCGTCGAGGGGTCGAACGTCAACACGAAGTACGGCGTGGTGAAGACCGACCACATGCTGTTCGTGGCCGCCGGCGCGTTCCACGTCGCGAAAGTCTCCGACCTCATCCCCGAGCTGCAGGGGCGCTTCCCCATCCGCGTGGAGCTGGAGCCGCTCACGCGCGAGGACCTGGTGCGCATCCTCAAGGAGCCGCGCAACAGCCTGGTGCGGCAGTACACCGCGCTGCTCGCCACCGAGGGCGTGGACGTGCAGATCCGCGACGACGCCGTGGACGAGATCGCGCGCATCGCCGCGGAGGTGAACGAGCGCATGGAGAACATCGGCGCGCGCCGCCTCCACACCGTGATGGAGCGCCTGCTGGACCAGCTCTCGTTCGAGGGCTCGGAGCTGCGGGGGCAGCGGATCGTGGTGGACGCCACCTACGTGCGCGACCGGCTCCAGGGCATCGCGCAGGACGAGGACCTCTCGCGCTACATCCTCTGA
- the hslV gene encoding ATP-dependent protease subunit HslV, which yields MRPMHGTTVLCVRREGRVVIAGDGQVTLDKTVMKATARKVRRLGEGQVVAGFAGATADAFQLFELFEKKLKEHARSLPRAAVELAKQWRTDRMLRRLEALLVVADREHVLVLSGAGDVIEPDPVANGAAVAIGSGGPYALAAARALLAHSSLDARRVAEEAMKLAAEICIYTNGNLTIEEL from the coding sequence ATGCGCCCCATGCACGGAACGACCGTCCTCTGCGTGCGCCGCGAGGGCAGGGTGGTGATCGCCGGCGACGGCCAGGTCACCCTGGACAAGACCGTCATGAAGGCCACCGCCCGCAAGGTCCGGCGGCTGGGCGAGGGTCAGGTGGTGGCGGGGTTCGCCGGCGCGACCGCCGACGCGTTCCAGCTCTTCGAGCTGTTCGAGAAGAAGCTGAAGGAGCACGCGCGCTCGCTGCCGCGGGCCGCGGTGGAGCTCGCGAAGCAGTGGCGCACCGACCGGATGCTGCGCCGGCTGGAGGCGCTGCTGGTGGTGGCCGACCGCGAGCACGTGCTGGTGCTGTCCGGCGCGGGCGACGTCATCGAGCCGGACCCGGTGGCGAACGGCGCGGCGGTGGCGATCGGCTCCGGCGGTCCCTACGCGCTCGCCGCGGCGCGCGCGCTGCTCGCCCACTCCTCGCTCGACGCGCGCCGGGTGGCCGAGGAGGCCATGAAGCTCGCCGCCGAGATCTGCATCTACACGAACGGCAACCTCACCATCGAGGAGCTGTGA
- the xerC gene encoding tyrosine recombinase XerC, giving the protein MTPDAAAPTELPEELRRFDAYLASEKRASPHTRKAYQVDLAQYAAYLADQGQPLVPSSPALVRGFLARQAGAAGAVSLGRKLSALRSLYRFLVREGLAPGNPARAVASPKRPKRLPEVLPEEEVAALVETPDAAGEAPLALRDRAFLELLYGSGLRVSELTGLDLEDLDLAGGLVRVLGKRNKERIVPFGAPAAEALRRYLDGARPVLAAGPDHAGAAEAVFLNFRGGRLTSRSVARRLDGWVLASGLPRHVHPHVLRHCFATHLLGNGADLRGIQELLGHASLSTTQRYTHLDWKRLAAVYDAAHPRAHAGAAGGAGGADPEGGARGAAPGRSARGGRGAR; this is encoded by the coding sequence ATGACCCCCGACGCGGCCGCCCCCACCGAGCTGCCGGAGGAGCTCCGGCGCTTCGACGCGTACCTCGCCTCGGAGAAGCGGGCGTCCCCGCACACGCGCAAGGCGTACCAGGTGGACCTGGCCCAGTACGCGGCCTACCTCGCCGACCAGGGCCAGCCGCTCGTGCCGTCCTCGCCCGCGCTGGTGCGCGGCTTCCTGGCGCGGCAGGCCGGCGCCGCCGGGGCGGTGAGCCTCGGCCGCAAGCTCTCCGCGCTGCGCTCGCTGTACCGCTTCCTGGTGCGCGAGGGGCTGGCGCCCGGGAACCCCGCCCGCGCGGTCGCCAGCCCGAAGCGGCCGAAGCGCCTGCCGGAGGTGCTGCCCGAGGAGGAGGTCGCGGCGCTGGTGGAGACGCCGGACGCCGCCGGCGAGGCGCCGCTCGCGCTGCGCGACCGCGCGTTCCTGGAGCTGCTGTACGGGAGCGGGCTGCGCGTCTCCGAGCTGACCGGGCTCGACCTCGAGGACCTCGATCTCGCCGGCGGGCTGGTGCGCGTGCTCGGCAAGCGGAACAAGGAGCGCATCGTGCCGTTCGGCGCCCCGGCCGCGGAGGCGCTCCGGCGCTACCTGGACGGCGCCCGCCCGGTGCTGGCCGCGGGGCCGGACCACGCCGGCGCCGCGGAGGCGGTGTTCCTGAACTTCCGCGGCGGCCGTCTCACCAGCCGGTCGGTGGCGCGCCGCCTGGACGGCTGGGTGCTCGCCTCCGGCCTGCCGCGCCACGTGCACCCGCACGTGCTGCGCCACTGCTTCGCCACGCACCTGCTCGGCAACGGCGCCGACCTGCGCGGCATCCAGGAGCTGCTCGGGCACGCCTCGCTCTCCACCACGCAGCGCTACACGCACCTCGACTGGAAGCGGCTCGCGGCGGTCTACGACGCGGCCCATCCGCGCGCGCACGCGGGCGCCGCGGGCGGCGCGGGGGGCGCCGACCCGGAAGGCGGCGCTCGCGGCGCGGCGCCCGGCCGCAGCGCCAGGGGCGGCCGCGGCGCGCGCTGA
- the trmFO gene encoding methylenetetrahydrofolate--tRNA-(uracil(54)-C(5))-methyltransferase (FADH(2)-oxidizing) TrmFO codes for MGDTRVTVIGGGLAGSEAAWQLARAGVAVELVEMKPERRSPAHVLPGLAELVCSNSLRSDNPQNAVGLLHEELRRLGSLVLGCADATRVPAGDALAVDRERFSEAVTARLSGHPGVRIVHREVEDLPPPPALAVIATGPLTGDALAARLAEATGGRLHFYDAIAPIVAAESIDRSIAYARSRYGKGSGDDYLNLPLDEAQYHAFVDALLQGEKVPAHGFEEPRYFEGCLPIEVMAERGTEVLAHGPLKPVGLEDPRTGRWPHAVVQLRREDVEGTAWNLVGFQTRLTWPEQRRIFRAFLPGLANAEFVRLGQIHRNTFVDAPRVLAPDLSVRAAPHLFLAGQITGVEGYVESAACGLMAARAVLDRLAERAFRPPPAATALGALHRHLTGEAHPPGYDYQPSNVVFALFPPLTGRHRGKAGRKEAHVERARKELAPWIDTAPPPAVPAAG; via the coding sequence ATGGGCGACACGCGGGTGACCGTGATCGGGGGAGGCCTGGCGGGGAGCGAGGCGGCGTGGCAGCTCGCGCGCGCGGGCGTGGCCGTCGAGCTCGTCGAGATGAAGCCGGAGCGCCGCTCGCCGGCGCACGTCCTGCCCGGCCTGGCCGAGCTGGTGTGCTCCAACTCGCTCCGCTCCGACAACCCGCAGAACGCCGTCGGCCTGCTCCACGAGGAGCTGCGCCGCCTCGGGAGCCTCGTGCTCGGCTGCGCGGACGCGACGCGCGTGCCCGCCGGCGACGCGCTCGCGGTGGACCGCGAGCGGTTCAGCGAGGCGGTCACGGCGCGGCTCTCGGGCCACCCCGGCGTGCGAATCGTCCACCGCGAGGTGGAGGACCTGCCGCCGCCCCCCGCGCTCGCCGTGATCGCCACGGGGCCGCTCACCGGCGACGCGCTGGCGGCGCGCCTCGCCGAGGCCACCGGCGGGCGCCTGCACTTCTACGACGCCATCGCGCCCATCGTGGCGGCGGAGTCGATCGACCGGAGCATCGCGTACGCGCGCTCCCGCTACGGCAAGGGGAGCGGCGACGACTACCTGAACCTGCCGCTCGACGAGGCGCAGTACCACGCGTTCGTGGACGCGCTGCTCCAGGGCGAGAAGGTGCCCGCGCACGGCTTCGAGGAGCCGCGGTACTTCGAGGGCTGCCTGCCGATCGAGGTCATGGCGGAGCGCGGGACGGAGGTCCTCGCCCACGGACCGCTCAAGCCGGTGGGGCTCGAGGACCCGCGCACCGGGCGCTGGCCGCACGCGGTGGTGCAGCTCCGCCGCGAGGACGTCGAGGGCACCGCCTGGAACCTGGTGGGCTTCCAGACGCGCCTCACCTGGCCGGAGCAGCGCCGCATCTTCCGCGCGTTCCTCCCCGGCCTCGCGAACGCCGAGTTCGTCCGGCTCGGCCAGATCCACCGCAACACGTTCGTGGACGCGCCCCGCGTCCTCGCGCCGGACCTGTCGGTGCGCGCCGCCCCGCACCTGTTCCTGGCCGGGCAGATCACCGGCGTGGAGGGGTACGTGGAGTCGGCCGCCTGCGGGCTGATGGCGGCGCGGGCGGTGCTGGACCGGCTGGCGGAGCGGGCCTTCCGGCCGCCCCCCGCGGCGACCGCCCTGGGCGCCCTCCATCGACATCTCACCGGCGAGGCGCATCCGCCGGGGTACGATTACCAGCCGAGCAACGTGGTCTTCGCGCTGTTCCCCCCGCTCACCGGGCGCCACCGCGGCAAGGCCGGCCGCAAGGAGGCCCACGTGGAGCGGGCGCGCAAGGAGCTGGCACCGTGGATCGACACCGCACCACCCCCCGCCGTCCCCGCCGCGGGCTGA
- a CDS encoding TraR/DksA family transcriptional regulator: protein MAGPGALHLSPLRKERNVSDKDLGPLRAELLRRRRTLLETSRRASAELDALRAADRDPEFEEGAQAEHEQYTLARLGENQRRELVLIDAALARVDAGEYGICRDCEQDIDPRRLAALPYALLCTECAQRRERAQYALQGEPPTM from the coding sequence ATGGCCGGGCCGGGCGCGCTCCATCTATCCCCGCTGCGAAAGGAACGCAACGTGAGCGACAAGGACCTTGGGCCGCTGCGGGCCGAGCTGCTCCGGCGGCGCCGCACGCTCCTCGAGACCTCGCGCCGCGCGAGCGCCGAGCTCGACGCGCTGCGGGCGGCGGACCGCGATCCCGAGTTCGAGGAGGGCGCGCAGGCCGAGCACGAGCAGTACACGCTGGCGCGCCTCGGCGAGAACCAGCGCCGCGAGCTCGTGCTGATCGACGCCGCCCTCGCGCGCGTGGACGCCGGGGAGTACGGCATCTGCCGCGACTGCGAGCAGGACATCGACCCGCGCCGCCTCGCCGCCCTGCCCTACGCGCTGCTCTGCACCGAGTGCGCGCAGCGCCGCGAGCGGGCGCAGTACGCGCTCCAGGGCGAGCCGCCCACGATGTAG